The proteins below are encoded in one region of Argonema galeatum A003/A1:
- a CDS encoding AAA family ATPase, whose product MLNIPGVSVQAQIYESANSLVYRAIREQDNQPIILKVLKEDYPTPQELARYRTEYHITNSLNLTSVIKVYDLQKYQNTLVILLEDFGGESLKILMQQRQFTLEEFLHIAIAATDTLSQIHSANIIHKDINPSNIVYKPETEQLKIIDFGISTQLTRETPILKNPGVLEGTLAYISPEQTGRMNRTLDYRTDFYSLGVTFYELLTGKLPFETEDALELVHCHIARQPVTPHEIETQIPVIVSQIVSKLMAKNAENRYQTAWGIKQDLEMCLVQLQETDSIEEFALGTRDITDRFLIPEKLYGRETEVFNLLAAFERVSTGSAEMMLVAGFSGIGKTAIVNEVHKPIARQRGYFIKGKYDQFQRNIPFSAFVQAFRELMGQLLSESDAQLQTWKTLILTAVGESGQVLIEVIPELERIIGVQSPALELSGSAAQNRFNLLMQKFVQVFTTAEHPLVMFLDDLQWADSASLKLLQVLMEDTGHLLVLGAYRDNEVSPTHPFMLTINEIVKSGAVVNTITLQPLSQGYLNQLVADTLICDLSFAQPLTELVYQKAKGNPFFSTQFLKSLYEDGQISFDWNLRHWQCDIDQVTFADASDVVEFMAVQLQKLPKETQDVLKLAACIGAQFDLDTLAIVNEELPEPTASALWKALQEGLILPITEGYNFIQIDAQSLTNYVANPIYKFLHDRVQQAAYSLIPNDQKQATHFKIGQLLLKNLSEIEREEKLFDIVGHLNRGIELIAQPRERETLAQLNLQAGRKARSSTAYIAAKAYLQTGIELLTLNCWQSQYELTLNLYVAATEAAYLNADLEVMEQMAGQVLQNAQTILDKIKIYKILIVAQTAQNKMLEAIAVARDALLQLGVELPTVPDEALIGKGLQALKSQLSGRKIEELVDLPVMTNPQTQAAMQLLGMLFAPIFAGMPGLLPLLSSTMVSLSLQYGNTPASTVGYAFHGMVLCAFLGEVETGYGFEQLALSLLERFNVREFKSKILLLFCGWIQHHQEALLATIPTLKDGFTAGMETGDFLLAGYSISIYFDANFFGGVELDKWEPELAGYSAALSQVKQYSAQVYLDMKQQMVWNLREADIRSDCLIGSAYDETVMIPKYHQKNDLTAIAVVYIYKLLLAYFWGNYPAALNHICQVKPYLMALSGTVYFPIFHFYAALTHLALFPTQLEIEQVEILAQVQTHQTTLQQWAQNAPMNYLHKWDLVEAEKHRVLGNKVEAIEMYDRAISGAKENQFLNEEALANELAAKFYLEWGKEKIAQTYMIEAYYCYIQWGATAKVKDLETRYPQLLKPIQPGRKNTKTTVSVTTTGSDSNLDIATVTKASQAISGEILLDKLLSSLMKILMENAGAQRGSLILPSQGKLLIEAEGKIDDDLVTVLQSIPVENCQEISSAIVNYVARTQESVVLDDAVREGQFTNDPYIQKNQPKSILCVPLINQSQLVSIVYLENNLTAGSFTPERVDLLKVLSGQAAISIQNSKLYTEVRENETRLAQLNKAYERFVPNQFLHFLKKSSIIDVKLGDQVQLEMSVLFSDIRDFTTLSERMTPEDNFRFINSYLSRMEPVINENKGFIDKYIGDAIMALFSGEADNAVKAGIAMLNRLVEYNQHRTNSGYAPIQIGIGINTGTLMLGTVGGQNRMEGTVISDAVNLASRVEGLTKNYGVSLLITQETYSRLENPSQYAIRTLDTVKVKGKSELVTVYEVFDADPPEIKAGKLATLPLFSEALRIYSEGRLAEAARLFAECWHQNQGDRVAKIYFERCQELR is encoded by the coding sequence ATGCTTAACATTCCCGGCGTTTCCGTTCAAGCCCAAATCTATGAAAGTGCCAACTCCCTAGTTTATCGAGCAATCCGAGAGCAAGATAACCAACCCATCATCCTCAAAGTCCTCAAAGAAGATTATCCCACACCCCAAGAACTCGCCCGCTATCGCACCGAATATCACATCACCAATTCACTAAACTTAACAAGCGTTATCAAAGTTTATGACCTGCAAAAATATCAAAACACCCTCGTCATATTATTAGAGGACTTTGGCGGCGAATCCTTGAAAATATTGATGCAGCAACGCCAGTTCACTTTAGAAGAATTTTTGCATATCGCCATAGCTGCAACAGACACATTAAGTCAAATTCACAGCGCCAACATCATCCACAAAGATATTAATCCATCGAATATTGTTTACAAGCCAGAAACGGAACAATTAAAAATTATTGACTTTGGCATTTCCACTCAGCTAACCAGAGAAACACCGATACTGAAAAACCCCGGAGTTCTTGAAGGAACTCTCGCTTACATATCGCCGGAACAAACTGGCAGGATGAATCGCACTCTCGATTACCGGACTGACTTTTACTCCCTCGGTGTCACCTTTTACGAATTGCTGACAGGAAAGCTGCCTTTTGAAACAGAAGATGCTTTAGAGCTAGTTCATTGTCATATTGCTAGACAACCAGTTACTCCCCACGAAATAGAGACACAAATTCCCGTAATTGTCTCTCAAATCGTCAGTAAATTGATGGCGAAGAATGCCGAAAACCGCTATCAAACAGCCTGGGGAATCAAGCAGGATTTAGAAATGTGTCTGGTTCAATTACAAGAAACCGATAGCATAGAAGAATTTGCCTTGGGAACGCGGGATATTACCGACCGTTTCCTGATTCCCGAAAAACTCTACGGCAGGGAAACAGAAGTTTTTAATCTATTAGCTGCATTTGAACGAGTCAGTACAGGTAGCGCCGAAATGATGCTGGTAGCTGGCTTTTCGGGAATTGGTAAAACCGCCATAGTGAACGAAGTCCACAAGCCCATAGCCCGACAGCGTGGCTATTTTATTAAAGGCAAATACGACCAATTCCAACGCAATATTCCCTTCAGTGCATTTGTGCAAGCTTTTCGCGAATTGATGGGGCAATTATTATCAGAAAGTGATGCTCAATTACAAACATGGAAAACCCTGATTCTGACAGCCGTAGGCGAGAGTGGGCAAGTGCTGATTGAGGTAATTCCTGAGTTAGAACGCATCATTGGTGTTCAAAGTCCGGCACTAGAATTGTCCGGGAGTGCGGCACAAAATCGGTTTAATTTGCTGATGCAAAAGTTTGTGCAAGTATTTACCACCGCCGAACATCCGTTAGTGATGTTTTTGGACGATTTGCAGTGGGCGGATTCAGCATCTTTGAAGTTATTACAAGTGTTGATGGAGGATACGGGACATCTGTTAGTATTGGGTGCTTATCGGGATAATGAAGTGTCACCTACTCATCCGTTTATGTTGACAATCAATGAGATTGTGAAGTCTGGGGCAGTGGTGAATACGATTACGCTGCAACCGTTGAGCCAAGGATATCTGAATCAGTTGGTGGCAGATACGCTGATTTGCGATTTATCTTTTGCTCAACCTCTGACAGAATTGGTTTATCAAAAAGCCAAAGGAAATCCCTTTTTCTCTACTCAATTCCTCAAGTCGTTGTATGAAGATGGTCAAATTAGCTTTGACTGGAATCTACGGCATTGGCAGTGCGATATTGATCAAGTTACATTTGCCGATGCCTCGGATGTGGTGGAGTTTATGGCGGTGCAATTGCAGAAGTTGCCTAAAGAAACTCAGGATGTTCTCAAGTTGGCGGCTTGCATTGGGGCGCAGTTTGATTTAGATACATTGGCAATAGTCAACGAAGAATTACCAGAACCAACGGCATCAGCATTGTGGAAAGCTTTGCAAGAAGGACTTATTTTACCTATTACAGAAGGCTATAATTTTATTCAAATAGATGCTCAATCGCTTACTAATTATGTCGCTAATCCAATTTATAAGTTCCTGCACGATCGCGTCCAGCAAGCCGCTTATTCACTAATTCCTAATGACCAAAAACAAGCGACTCATTTCAAAATCGGACAGTTACTTCTAAAAAACTTATCGGAGATAGAAAGAGAAGAAAAATTATTTGATATTGTTGGGCATTTGAATCGCGGAATTGAGTTAATCGCCCAACCAAGAGAGAGGGAAACTTTAGCCCAACTCAACTTACAAGCCGGACGGAAAGCAAGAAGTTCTACTGCCTACATAGCGGCAAAAGCCTATTTGCAAACAGGGATTGAATTACTAACCCTCAACTGCTGGCAAAGTCAATATGAATTGACATTAAATCTCTATGTTGCTGCTACCGAAGCCGCCTATTTGAATGCTGACCTTGAGGTTATGGAACAGATGGCAGGACAGGTATTGCAGAATGCTCAGACAATTTTAGACAAAATCAAAATTTACAAAATTTTAATCGTCGCCCAGACAGCCCAGAACAAGATGTTGGAGGCGATCGCAGTAGCAAGAGATGCACTCTTGCAATTGGGAGTTGAACTACCCACAGTACCTGATGAAGCCTTGATTGGTAAAGGGCTACAAGCCCTGAAGAGTCAACTAAGCGGTAGAAAGATTGAAGAACTCGTCGATCTGCCTGTAATGACAAATCCCCAGACTCAGGCAGCCATGCAACTGTTAGGAATGTTATTTGCACCCATTTTTGCGGGGATGCCCGGTTTATTGCCCCTCCTTAGCTCCACGATGGTGAGTTTATCGCTCCAGTATGGCAACACACCCGCATCGACGGTGGGGTATGCCTTTCACGGGATGGTGTTGTGTGCCTTTTTGGGAGAGGTCGAAACAGGCTATGGCTTTGAGCAATTGGCACTCTCATTACTGGAGAGGTTCAATGTGCGAGAATTCAAGTCTAAAATTCTCCTTTTGTTTTGTGGCTGGATTCAGCATCATCAAGAAGCTCTCTTAGCAACGATACCGACGCTGAAAGATGGCTTTACGGCAGGTATGGAAACTGGCGACTTTCTATTGGCTGGCTACAGCATAAGTATTTACTTTGATGCCAACTTTTTTGGGGGCGTAGAACTAGACAAATGGGAACCGGAACTAGCAGGTTACAGCGCCGCCTTGTCTCAGGTGAAGCAATATTCGGCTCAGGTTTATTTGGATATGAAGCAGCAGATGGTGTGGAACTTGAGGGAAGCTGATATCCGGTCTGATTGCTTAATCGGCTCTGCGTACGATGAAACGGTGATGATTCCTAAGTACCATCAGAAAAATGACCTAACGGCGATCGCTGTTGTCTACATTTACAAACTGCTGCTTGCCTACTTCTGGGGCAATTATCCGGCTGCCTTAAACCATATTTGCCAAGTCAAGCCGTATTTGATGGCATTATCGGGAACTGTTTATTTTCCCATTTTCCATTTCTATGCCGCACTAACACACTTGGCGCTATTTCCCACACAGCTAGAAATTGAGCAAGTAGAAATTCTCGCTCAGGTACAAACACATCAAACCACTTTACAACAGTGGGCGCAAAATGCTCCGATGAATTATCTGCATAAATGGGATTTGGTTGAGGCCGAAAAACATCGGGTTTTGGGTAATAAAGTCGAGGCGATTGAAATGTACGATCGCGCCATTTCTGGAGCCAAAGAAAATCAATTCCTCAACGAAGAAGCACTAGCTAATGAACTAGCAGCAAAATTTTACCTAGAATGGGGTAAAGAAAAAATTGCTCAAACCTACATGATTGAGGCGTATTATTGTTATATCCAATGGGGAGCAACTGCTAAGGTAAAAGATTTAGAAACGCGATATCCCCAGTTATTAAAACCAATTCAACCGGGAAGAAAAAACACTAAAACTACAGTATCAGTGACCACCACGGGTTCGGATAGTAATCTAGATATCGCCACAGTAACGAAAGCTTCCCAGGCGATCTCTGGCGAAATATTGCTAGATAAGTTACTGTCTAGCTTGATGAAAATATTGATGGAAAATGCGGGGGCGCAACGAGGCTCTCTGATTTTGCCAAGCCAGGGAAAGCTGTTAATTGAAGCTGAAGGGAAAATAGATGACGATCTCGTCACTGTGTTGCAGTCAATCCCCGTTGAGAACTGTCAAGAAATTTCCTCCGCAATTGTTAATTATGTGGCTCGCACTCAAGAAAGTGTGGTATTAGATGATGCTGTTCGAGAGGGACAATTTACTAACGACCCCTATATCCAAAAGAATCAGCCCAAATCAATTCTCTGCGTGCCGCTGATTAACCAATCTCAACTCGTTAGTATTGTTTATCTGGAAAATAATTTAACCGCAGGATCTTTTACCCCAGAAAGAGTAGACCTCTTAAAAGTATTATCTGGACAGGCGGCGATTTCTATTCAAAATTCTAAGCTTTATACAGAAGTCCGCGAAAATGAAACGAGGCTGGCTCAACTCAACAAAGCTTACGAGCGTTTTGTCCCGAATCAATTCCTCCATTTTTTAAAGAAATCAAGCATTATTGATGTGAAATTGGGCGACCAAGTGCAATTAGAGATGTCAGTGCTATTTTCCGACATTCGCGATTTCACTACACTTTCAGAAAGGATGACGCCGGAGGATAATTTCAGATTTATCAATTCCTATCTCAGTCGCATGGAACCCGTCATTAATGAAAATAAGGGGTTTATTGATAAATATATTGGCGATGCAATTATGGCGCTGTTTAGCGGCGAGGCGGATAATGCGGTGAAAGCGGGAATTGCCATGCTTAACCGCCTCGTTGAATATAACCAACACCGCACTAATTCTGGCTATGCACCGATTCAGATTGGGATTGGCATTAATACTGGAACTTTGATGCTGGGAACGGTGGGTGGTCAAAATCGCATGGAGGGTACGGTAATCAGCGATGCGGTTAATTTAGCTTCTCGCGTGGAGGGGTTGACGAAAAATTATGGGGTGTCGCTGTTAATCACTCAGGAAACTTACTCGCGTTTAGAAAATCCATCCCAGTACGCCATCCGCACCCTCGACACGGTAAAAGTCAAGGGAAAATCGGAATTAGTAACGGTTTATGAGGTGTTTGATGCTGATCCGCCAGAAATCAAAGCGGGCAAGTTAGCTACACTGCCATTATTTTCCGAAGCTTTGAGGATTTACTCGGAAGGGAGGTTAGCTGAAGCGGCGCGGCTGTTTGCAGAGTGTTGGCATCAGAATCAGGGCGATCGCGTCGCTAAAATTTATTTTGAACGTTGTCAGGAACTTCGTTAA
- a CDS encoding ShlB/FhaC/HecB family hemolysin secretion/activation protein, which yields MRKQLPSRDKQLIHSRLWLAVWSGFSTFGAVFGILCPSNAASGFFSLPAIEAAAEAEVRLTPPPTPKSYGEGSNTNPPTPPPFPSREGGLGGLGLPDPNADELAQNPPTLPQNPPILPPNPQPNPNIDRFLQPAPTPLPTTPEEQRPVLETPTPQTSPDAPPVRFPIRKIEVIGSTILTPDEINAITKPFEGREVTLSELRNLADAITKLYIDRGYITSRAVLTDQTVTDGVVQIRVIEGSLERIQIEGTRRLKPSYVRSRVRLGVGTPLNTNHLEDRLRLLRLNPLFENVEASLRAGSELGKSILVVRITEADPFESNFSIDNYSTPSVGSERLGVNLRYRNITGFGDEVAASYYRSTTGGSNAFDLTYSVPLNATDGTLQLRASPNFYEITQPPFSRFDIRGESSLYEVSFRQPLIRSPRQEFALSVGFSRRESQTFLGGEPTPFGAGPDEEGRSRTSVINFQQEYIRRDLQGATALRSQFSLGTGLLDATINPEPVPDGRFFSWLGQVQRVQRISKDNLLIIQGDVQLTPNSLLSSQQFAIGGGQSLRGYRQNIRAGDNGFRLSVEDRFTLERGKDGLPLFQLAPFIDVGTVWNQPDNPNIITGQRFLAGAGMGLLWQPVPGLNLRIDYALPLIGISDQGDNAQDRGFYFRVVYQP from the coding sequence ATGCGAAAGCAACTACCTTCCAGAGATAAGCAATTAATTCACAGCCGTTTATGGCTAGCAGTTTGGTCGGGATTTTCAACTTTCGGTGCTGTCTTTGGGATCTTATGTCCTAGTAACGCGGCGAGTGGGTTTTTTTCGCTACCAGCTATTGAAGCGGCAGCAGAGGCGGAGGTTCGGTTAACCCCTCCCCCAACCCCTAAGAGCTACGGGGAGGGGAGCAATACTAATCCTCCTACTCCCCCCCCCTTCCCTAGTAGGGAAGGGGGGCTGGGGGGGTTAGGTCTGCCCGATCCGAACGCCGATGAATTGGCGCAGAATCCGCCTACACTACCGCAGAATCCGCCTATACTACCGCCAAATCCGCAACCGAATCCGAATATCGATCGCTTTTTGCAACCAGCACCGACGCCCCTACCTACCACCCCAGAAGAACAGCGTCCCGTTTTGGAGACCCCAACGCCACAAACGTCGCCAGATGCACCCCCAGTCAGGTTTCCGATTCGGAAAATCGAGGTCATCGGCAGCACCATCTTAACTCCAGATGAGATTAACGCTATTACCAAGCCTTTTGAGGGACGGGAAGTTACCTTGTCAGAACTGAGGAACCTTGCTGATGCTATCACTAAGCTTTATATCGATCGCGGCTACATTACGTCAAGAGCAGTTCTGACAGATCAAACCGTTACTGATGGTGTCGTGCAAATTCGGGTCATCGAAGGTAGCCTAGAACGGATTCAGATCGAAGGTACGCGACGCCTAAAACCGTCTTATGTCCGCAGCCGCGTGCGACTGGGAGTTGGTACGCCCCTAAATACCAATCACCTAGAAGATCGACTCAGACTGCTGCGCCTTAATCCTCTATTTGAAAATGTGGAAGCGAGTTTGCGAGCTGGAAGCGAGTTGGGTAAGAGTATTCTTGTCGTTCGCATTACTGAGGCTGACCCTTTTGAAAGTAACTTTAGTATTGACAATTACTCTACACCTAGCGTGGGTTCGGAACGATTGGGTGTTAATCTCCGCTATCGCAATATTACTGGCTTTGGGGATGAAGTTGCTGCCTCTTATTACCGTTCGACGACAGGAGGTTCTAATGCTTTTGATTTAACTTATAGCGTTCCGCTCAATGCCACGGACGGCACTCTGCAACTGAGAGCTTCACCGAATTTCTACGAAATCACCCAACCACCTTTTAGTAGGTTCGATATTCGGGGTGAATCTAGTCTTTATGAAGTTAGTTTCCGTCAACCGCTGATTCGATCGCCTCGCCAAGAATTTGCCCTATCAGTTGGCTTTAGCCGTCGAGAAAGTCAGACATTTCTTGGCGGTGAGCCAACACCTTTTGGTGCGGGGCCAGATGAAGAAGGTAGGAGCCGTACTAGCGTAATTAACTTTCAGCAGGAATATATTCGTCGGGATCTACAGGGAGCGACTGCATTGCGATCGCAATTTAGTCTCGGCACCGGCTTACTTGACGCGACTATCAATCCCGAACCAGTTCCAGACGGACGCTTCTTCAGTTGGCTCGGTCAGGTGCAGCGCGTTCAACGCATCAGTAAGGATAATTTGCTGATTATACAGGGAGATGTGCAACTGACACCGAATAGTTTACTCTCCTCCCAACAATTTGCGATCGGTGGCGGTCAATCATTGCGGGGCTACCGGCAAAATATTCGTGCAGGTGATAATGGCTTCAGGTTATCAGTAGAAGATCGCTTTACCTTGGAGCGGGGTAAAGATGGTTTGCCACTTTTTCAACTAGCACCATTTATTGATGTGGGAACAGTCTGGAATCAGCCGGATAATCCGAACATAATCACAGGTCAAAGATTTTTAGCTGGCGCAGGTATGGGGTTATTGTGGCAGCCAGTTCCTGGGTTGAATTTGCGAATTGACTACGCACTGCCGCTAATTGGGATAAGCGATCAAGGCGACAACGCCCAAGACAGGGGTTTTTACTTCCGTGTTGTTTATCAACCATAG
- a CDS encoding superoxide dismutase, whose product MAFTLPELPYADNALEPYMSANTFSFHHDKHHAAYVNNLNKLIENTELADKSLEEIIKATFKDSSKAGVFNNAAQVWNHTFFWSSMKPGGGGTPSGALAEKIDADFGSFDKFKEEFKNAAATQFGSGWAWLALDNGTLKVTKTPNAENPLAHGQTALLTLDVWEHAYYLDYQNKRPDFISTYLDSLVNWDFAAENMAKAA is encoded by the coding sequence ATGGCATTTACACTTCCCGAATTACCTTACGCTGATAACGCCCTAGAGCCGTATATGTCGGCCAACACCTTCTCGTTCCATCACGATAAGCACCATGCTGCTTACGTGAACAACCTCAACAAGCTGATCGAGAACACCGAACTAGCCGACAAGTCCCTTGAAGAAATCATCAAAGCCACCTTCAAAGACTCATCCAAAGCCGGTGTATTCAACAACGCAGCCCAGGTTTGGAACCACACTTTTTTCTGGAGTTCCATGAAACCAGGCGGTGGCGGTACTCCCAGCGGAGCATTAGCTGAAAAAATCGACGCCGATTTCGGCAGCTTCGACAAATTTAAGGAAGAATTCAAGAACGCCGCCGCCACCCAATTTGGTAGCGGCTGGGCTTGGCTTGCCTTAGACAACGGGACGCTGAAAGTCACCAAAACTCCCAACGCCGAAAACCCGCTAGCCCACGGCCAAACTGCCCTGCTAACTTTGGATGTTTGGGAACACGCCTACTATCTGGATTACCAGAATAAGCGCCCAGACTTCATCTCCACCTACCTCGATAGTCTGGTTAACTGGGACTTTGCTGCCGAAAACATGGCCAAAGCGGCTTAA
- a CDS encoding M23 family metallopeptidase, whose translation MRHLIWLLSREPKHQKLKPSKKTGKRLVRVGTTLFFVVLGLVGFLALGFQAEKAKALEITDNIMRSNLREKSFPVENFQRYSSAYGYRLNPDGSAGWGFHRGIDIAAPAGSYIRSWSNGEVAEIANDRLCGTKVVVKSGDWQHIYCHLKGRAASSPQGRYLNDPEGGVQIWEGQQISAGNRIGRVGTTGRTTGPHLHWGLKYDNTYIDPGLVLQAMYRQQN comes from the coding sequence ATGCGTCATTTGATTTGGTTGTTGAGCCGTGAACCCAAACACCAAAAATTGAAGCCGTCAAAGAAAACTGGCAAGCGCCTAGTCCGTGTTGGAACTACGCTATTTTTTGTAGTCTTGGGTTTAGTAGGATTTCTCGCATTGGGATTTCAAGCAGAAAAAGCCAAAGCCTTGGAAATTACAGATAATATCATGCGATCGAATTTGCGAGAAAAATCCTTCCCTGTGGAAAACTTTCAACGCTATTCATCTGCTTACGGTTATCGCTTAAATCCCGATGGTTCTGCCGGTTGGGGATTTCATCGCGGCATAGATATCGCAGCACCAGCAGGTAGCTACATCCGCAGTTGGTCAAACGGTGAAGTTGCAGAAATTGCGAACGATCGCCTTTGTGGAACTAAAGTAGTAGTTAAATCGGGGGACTGGCAACATATTTATTGTCACCTCAAAGGGCGTGCCGCCAGTTCACCCCAGGGACGTTACCTCAACGATCCCGAAGGAGGCGTCCAAATATGGGAAGGACAGCAAATCAGCGCCGGTAACCGCATTGGTCGAGTCGGAACAACCGGAAGAACCACCGGCCCTCACCTGCACTGGGGATTGAAGTACGATAACACCTATATCGATCCCGGCTTAGTTCTCCAGGCAATGTATCGGCAACAGAACTAG
- the ftsH gene encoding ATP-dependent zinc metalloprotease FtsH: protein MKNSSIQKWIGQAPKKGLAGTFALTASWLILQSVLLGSTPLPASAQQQPSLTYTDLLKKIDSGEVTKVEIDPTQNVAKVTLKDKKQGTSLVQVNLFAKNPELISKLRSKRIDFAEQASPDRTGALSFVVNLLLVMLVISGLLMILRRSANASNQAMSFGKSRARFQMEAKTGIKFDDVAGIEEAKEELAEVVTFLKQSERFSAIGARIPKGVLLIGAPGTGKTMLAKAIAGEAGVPFFSISGSEFVEMFVGVGASRVRDLFKKAKENAPCLVFIDEIDAVGRQRGTGIGGGNDEREQTLNQLLTEMDGFEGNNGIIIIAATNRPDVLDSALLRPGRFDRQVVVDSPDLKGRLEILKVHARNKKIAPEVSLEAVARRTPGFTGADLANLLNEAAILTARRRKEAITMLEINDAVDRVVAGMERTPLVDSSKKRLIAYHEVGHAVVGTLLPQHDLLEKVTILPRGRALGLTWFSPGEELGLESKSQLLADITATLGGRAAEEVIFGETEITTGAGNDLAVVTSRARHMVTRFGMSDLGPMALESQNNEVFLGRDFTARSEYSEAIAARIDAQVRSIVDHCYTQAKRIIRENRTLIDRLVDLLIDQETIDGDQFRKIVAEYTPLPQQ, encoded by the coding sequence ATGAAAAATTCCTCAATCCAAAAATGGATCGGGCAAGCACCCAAAAAAGGTTTGGCAGGAACTTTTGCTCTGACGGCTAGTTGGTTGATTTTGCAGAGTGTTTTGCTAGGAAGTACCCCACTCCCGGCTTCTGCTCAGCAGCAACCATCCCTGACTTATACCGATTTGCTCAAGAAGATAGATAGTGGCGAAGTCACCAAAGTTGAAATTGACCCAACCCAAAACGTTGCCAAAGTTACTTTAAAGGATAAAAAGCAGGGCACGTCTCTGGTACAGGTGAATCTATTTGCCAAAAACCCGGAGCTAATTAGCAAACTGCGATCGAAGCGAATTGACTTTGCAGAACAGGCATCTCCCGATCGCACAGGCGCTTTAAGCTTTGTGGTCAATCTACTCTTGGTGATGCTGGTAATCTCAGGATTGCTGATGATTTTGCGGAGATCTGCCAATGCTTCCAACCAAGCGATGAGCTTTGGCAAATCCCGCGCCCGCTTCCAGATGGAAGCCAAAACCGGCATCAAATTCGACGATGTTGCTGGCATCGAAGAAGCTAAAGAAGAACTCGCTGAAGTCGTCACTTTCCTCAAACAGTCAGAACGTTTCAGCGCCATTGGCGCTCGAATTCCCAAAGGAGTGCTGCTGATTGGCGCTCCGGGAACTGGCAAAACTATGCTAGCCAAAGCTATTGCCGGTGAAGCTGGCGTTCCTTTCTTCAGCATTTCCGGTTCGGAATTTGTGGAGATGTTCGTGGGAGTGGGTGCTTCCCGCGTGCGCGACTTGTTCAAAAAAGCGAAAGAAAACGCTCCTTGTCTGGTATTTATCGATGAAATTGACGCTGTTGGGCGTCAGCGGGGTACGGGCATCGGCGGCGGTAACGACGAAAGAGAACAGACTCTCAACCAGTTGCTGACGGAAATGGACGGCTTTGAAGGCAACAACGGTATTATTATCATCGCGGCTACTAACCGTCCCGATGTTCTCGATTCGGCTTTATTGCGTCCGGGACGGTTCGATCGCCAAGTGGTTGTCGATTCCCCCGATCTCAAAGGGCGTTTGGAAATTTTGAAGGTTCATGCCCGCAACAAGAAAATCGCCCCGGAAGTTTCTCTGGAAGCTGTTGCCCGCCGCACGCCGGGATTTACTGGTGCTGATTTGGCTAATTTGCTCAACGAAGCGGCAATTCTCACCGCTCGTCGGCGTAAAGAAGCTATTACTATGCTGGAAATCAACGACGCCGTTGACCGGGTTGTTGCTGGGATGGAACGGACGCCCCTGGTAGACAGCAGTAAGAAACGCTTGATTGCATATCACGAAGTCGGTCACGCGGTCGTGGGAACTCTGCTTCCCCAGCACGATCTTTTGGAGAAAGTCACTATTCTGCCTCGCGGACGAGCCCTGGGTTTAACTTGGTTTAGCCCTGGTGAGGAGTTGGGTTTGGAGTCAAAGTCTCAGCTCCTAGCTGACATCACGGCCACTCTGGGGGGGCGAGCGGCTGAGGAAGTGATTTTTGGTGAGACGGAAATCACTACCGGAGCGGGGAATGACTTGGCGGTGGTGACTTCGCGAGCTAGACATATGGTGACTCGCTTCGGGATGTCGGATTTGGGGCCAATGGCTCTGGAAAGTCAGAACAATGAGGTGTTTTTGGGCCGCGACTTTACGGCCCGATCGGAGTATTCGGAGGCAATAGCAGCTCGCATTGATGCTCAGGTGCGATCGATTGTTGACCATTGCTACACCCAAGCAAAACGGATAATTCGGGAAAATCGCACTTTGATCGATCGCTTGGTGGATTTGTTGATCGACCAAGAAACGATCGACGGCGACCAATTCCGTAAAATTGTTGCTGAATATACTCCGCTGCCTCAGCAATAG